Proteins found in one Arthrobacter pascens genomic segment:
- a CDS encoding response regulator, producing the protein MIKVLIIDDDFMVAKVHAGFIQRTPGFTVVGAAHTGAQAVTETARLQPDLVLLDIHLPDINGLDLMQKLREVAPELDVLVISAAREVETVRKALRGGIVHYLIKPFSQTDLQERLEHYRSAYQSLASSKEVAEQSDVNRVFGLDRTERPLPKGCSVETLKQVETALQAADGDLSAAEVAVQVGTSRVSARRYLEYLHDEGVLEVRLKYGAGRPERRYVLKTA; encoded by the coding sequence ATGATCAAAGTCCTGATCATTGATGACGACTTTATGGTGGCCAAGGTCCACGCGGGGTTCATCCAGCGCACTCCCGGGTTCACCGTCGTCGGAGCGGCCCACACGGGTGCGCAGGCGGTCACGGAAACCGCCCGCCTCCAGCCGGACCTGGTGCTGCTTGATATCCATCTGCCGGATATCAACGGCCTTGACCTGATGCAGAAACTGCGCGAAGTTGCCCCGGAACTGGATGTCCTGGTGATCAGTGCGGCACGCGAGGTGGAAACCGTGCGGAAGGCGTTGCGGGGCGGGATTGTGCATTACCTGATCAAGCCCTTCTCGCAGACGGACCTCCAGGAACGGCTGGAGCACTACCGCAGCGCCTACCAGAGCCTGGCGTCCTCCAAGGAGGTGGCGGAGCAGTCAGACGTCAACCGGGTTTTCGGGCTGGACCGCACGGAGCGGCCGCTGCCCAAGGGCTGCAGCGTCGAAACACTCAAGCAGGTGGAAACGGCACTGCAAGCGGCCGACGGCGACCTCTCCGCTGCCGAAGTGGCCGTCCAGGTGGGAACGTCCCGCGTGAGCGCCCGCAGGTACCTCGAATACCTGCATGACGAGGGAGTGCTGGAGGTGCGGCTCAAGTACGGTGCGGGACGGCCCGAGCGGCGCTATGTGTTAAAAACCGCCTGA